One window of the Enterobacter huaxiensis genome contains the following:
- a CDS encoding M15 family metallopeptidase, whose protein sequence is MTLSEKQQLFTVMVANLIQWAEEHGYRLTFGEAYRTPEQAALNAKKGSGITNSLHTQRLAVDFNLFINGQYQTDSAAYLPLGEYWETLGGTWGGRFKSRPDGNHFSLEHNGVR, encoded by the coding sequence ATGACTCTGAGCGAAAAACAGCAGCTTTTCACCGTAATGGTGGCAAATCTGATCCAGTGGGCGGAAGAACACGGCTATCGCCTGACGTTCGGTGAAGCGTACCGCACGCCTGAGCAGGCCGCACTGAATGCGAAAAAAGGCAGCGGTATCACCAACAGCCTGCATACCCAGCGTCTGGCCGTGGACTTCAATCTGTTCATTAACGGCCAGTACCAGACCGACAGCGCGGCGTACCTGCCGCTGGGCGAGTACTGGGAGACGCTTGGCGGTACGTGGGGCGGGCGCTTTAAATCCCGTCCGGACGGCAATCACTTCAGCCTGGAACACAACGGGGTTCGTTGA
- a CDS encoding phage tail tape measure protein, with protein MKQLDFTLSLIDKLTRPLKQAQASVSGFAEKSKNAFKQVGAGSLAMWGVAQAIQGALSPAIEMYDALNDAAAKGIDDTSLKTVQRDALRFSMTYGASAVEFVKSTEDINASIAGLSTTELPKVTKVANTLAFAMKSTAAETTEFMGQMFGNFSAEAARLGKVPFAEQLAGKMVYMRKTFGTEMGTIKDLMEGARGVGTNYGVGMDEQLAVLGQLQRTLGTEASSAYEGFMTGAIDGAKKLGLSFTDVNGKMLSMPDMLAKLQNKYGKSLDGNLKAQAELDAAFGDSSAVVKQLYGNVALLQRNITELGGADGLKRTQEMAQKMVKPWDRFVQILKSIQTVIGLTLIPVLYPVLNRLADMGQTFARWMQMFPNIARVIGYATLALLGFAAVGASANIVMGVSKFIIMGLTGVWRLLVAVVKSYTVVVWLAQKAVLAWNIVLKTLRGVLLAVRMAAMLAGISFNLMSWPVLLVIAAIAALVVGCYLLVKHWDTIKAAVMDSAAFKAAADVVKWLAGVFGSAWDSIVAGWNSFIALLTGFSPSKALSGIVSLFDNIWQTIKGGFLKSWNWIVGKLNKIPGVDIKLSPVVNPVSPEVAGGVMPPVMQNNYAGNIQQSLTANTLSTGGQLKGVDRGGISSTISKNSKAVTDNSKTIGEVHFHTKEALSPAQLMEWQELN; from the coding sequence ATGAAACAATTAGATTTTACATTAAGCCTGATTGATAAACTGACCCGCCCGTTAAAACAGGCGCAGGCCAGCGTATCCGGCTTTGCGGAAAAATCAAAAAATGCCTTTAAGCAGGTTGGTGCCGGTTCGCTGGCCATGTGGGGCGTTGCTCAGGCCATTCAGGGGGCATTGTCGCCGGCGATTGAGATGTATGACGCGCTGAACGATGCCGCCGCAAAAGGGATTGATGATACTTCGCTGAAAACCGTGCAGCGTGATGCGCTGCGCTTCAGCATGACCTACGGTGCCAGTGCGGTGGAGTTCGTGAAGTCAACGGAAGACATTAACGCCTCCATCGCCGGCCTGAGCACTACCGAGCTGCCGAAGGTGACGAAAGTCGCCAATACCCTGGCGTTTGCCATGAAATCCACCGCTGCCGAAACCACGGAATTCATGGGACAGATGTTCGGCAACTTTTCCGCTGAGGCGGCGAGGCTGGGTAAAGTCCCGTTTGCCGAACAGCTGGCGGGCAAGATGGTGTACATGCGCAAAACCTTCGGTACCGAGATGGGAACCATCAAAGACCTGATGGAAGGTGCGCGCGGCGTCGGGACGAACTACGGCGTCGGGATGGATGAACAGCTGGCGGTGCTGGGACAACTGCAACGCACACTCGGAACGGAGGCCAGCAGCGCGTACGAGGGCTTTATGACGGGTGCCATTGATGGTGCCAAAAAGCTCGGGCTGTCGTTTACCGATGTGAACGGCAAAATGCTGTCCATGCCTGACATGCTGGCGAAGCTACAGAACAAGTACGGTAAAAGCCTGGATGGCAACCTGAAAGCGCAGGCGGAGCTGGATGCGGCCTTTGGTGACAGTTCAGCAGTAGTGAAACAGCTGTATGGCAATGTTGCGTTACTTCAACGCAATATCACCGAGCTGGGCGGGGCTGACGGACTGAAGCGCACGCAGGAAATGGCGCAAAAGATGGTCAAGCCGTGGGATCGCTTTGTGCAAATCCTGAAATCTATTCAGACGGTGATTGGCCTGACGTTGATCCCCGTGCTGTATCCGGTACTGAACCGCCTGGCCGATATGGGGCAGACCTTTGCCCGCTGGATGCAGATGTTCCCCAACATCGCGCGCGTAATCGGGTATGCCACGCTGGCATTACTGGGTTTTGCTGCCGTGGGGGCGAGCGCCAATATTGTGATGGGAGTCTCTAAATTCATCATCATGGGGCTGACCGGTGTATGGCGTCTGCTGGTTGCGGTCGTGAAGTCGTACACCGTGGTTGTCTGGCTGGCGCAGAAAGCAGTTTTAGCCTGGAATATTGTGCTGAAAACCCTGCGCGGCGTGCTGCTGGCGGTGCGTATGGCTGCGATGCTGGCGGGAATCAGTTTCAATCTGATGAGCTGGCCGGTGCTTCTGGTCATCGCAGCGATTGCGGCGCTGGTCGTGGGCTGTTATCTGCTGGTTAAGCACTGGGATACCATTAAAGCCGCCGTCATGGACAGCGCCGCCTTTAAGGCTGCGGCTGATGTAGTGAAGTGGCTGGCGGGTGTGTTCGGCTCCGCATGGGATTCGATCGTCGCCGGCTGGAACAGCTTCATTGCGCTGCTCACCGGCTTTTCTCCGTCAAAGGCGTTAAGCGGCATCGTGTCGCTGTTTGACAATATCTGGCAGACCATCAAAGGCGGGTTCCTGAAGTCCTGGAACTGGATTGTCGGCAAACTGAACAAAATCCCCGGCGTGGATATTAAGCTGTCTCCTGTTGTTAATCCCGTAAGTCCTGAAGTTGCGGGCGGAGTGATGCCGCCCGTTATGCAGAATAATTACGCCGGCAATATTCAGCAGTCGCTGACAGCCAATACGCTCTCAACCGGGGGGCAACTAAAAGGCGTCGACCGGGGCGGAATCAGCAGCACTATCAGTAAAAATTCAAAAGCCGTAACGGACAACAGCAAGACGATTGGTGAAGTGCATTTCCATACAAAAGAAGCGCTTTCACCCGCTCAGCTAATGGAATGGCAGGAGCTTAATTAA
- a CDS encoding baseplate J/gp47 family protein encodes MTEKPQVDFEEVVKASGMPTTEDEVRTRFDAVVADEGLITNTSRMSPFWRLITAIVTAPVMWLKDALVAVVMPGMFVATATGQMLRLLAWAVNVTPKPASAAEGVIRFFKDDVKQAVTVKAGTVIQTERINGKVYAVSTVADVTIPSGTASALLAVKATGTGGAYNLAPGYFRILPVAVDGISHVASEENWLTVPGADEESDDELRERCRNQFNLVGNYHTDAVYRSMIAGVAGLSIDRIFFEHDAPRGPGTANAYLLLDSGVASDPFIEAVNDYINTQGHHGHGDDMQCFAMPETRHDLVATVWVKNLSNLEQEQQNNLKKGVENLIRCAFRENTDYDVKKTWPYSRFSFSQLGREIHKTFPDTDSLEFSLKDITSELSVPRLNSLRVDLQNE; translated from the coding sequence ATGACGGAAAAGCCACAGGTCGATTTTGAAGAGGTGGTGAAAGCCAGCGGGATGCCGACCACGGAAGATGAGGTACGTACCCGTTTCGATGCCGTTGTGGCCGATGAAGGGCTGATTACCAACACGTCACGTATGTCGCCATTCTGGCGGCTTATTACGGCGATTGTTACCGCGCCGGTGATGTGGCTGAAAGACGCGCTGGTAGCGGTGGTCATGCCCGGTATGTTTGTGGCCACTGCCACCGGTCAGATGCTGCGCCTGCTTGCCTGGGCGGTGAACGTCACGCCAAAACCGGCCAGCGCGGCCGAGGGTGTGATCCGCTTTTTCAAGGATGATGTAAAACAGGCGGTGACGGTCAAAGCCGGCACGGTGATACAGACCGAGCGTATCAATGGAAAGGTGTATGCCGTATCCACCGTCGCTGATGTCACGATCCCCTCCGGTACGGCCAGCGCACTGCTGGCGGTAAAAGCGACGGGAACAGGCGGAGCGTACAACCTTGCGCCGGGCTATTTCCGCATTCTGCCGGTGGCCGTGGATGGTATAAGCCACGTCGCCAGTGAAGAAAACTGGCTGACGGTACCGGGGGCGGACGAGGAGAGCGACGACGAGCTGCGCGAACGCTGCCGTAATCAGTTTAATCTGGTCGGGAATTACCATACCGACGCGGTATATCGTTCGATGATTGCCGGCGTTGCGGGTCTGAGTATTGACCGGATCTTCTTTGAGCATGATGCGCCACGCGGACCCGGTACCGCCAATGCCTATCTGTTGCTGGACAGCGGTGTGGCGTCAGACCCGTTTATAGAGGCCGTCAACGACTATATCAACACGCAGGGGCATCATGGCCACGGCGATGATATGCAGTGTTTTGCCATGCCGGAAACCCGTCACGATCTGGTTGCCACGGTCTGGGTTAAAAACCTGAGCAACCTGGAGCAGGAGCAGCAGAACAACCTCAAAAAAGGGGTTGAAAACCTTATCCGCTGCGCCTTTCGGGAGAATACCGACTATGACGTGAAGAAGACGTGGCCATACTCGCGTTTTTCCTTCTCGCAGCTGGGGCGGGAGATCCACAAGACGTTCCCGGATACGGATTCGCTGGAATTTTCGCTGAAAGATATTACCAGTGAACTCAGCGTGCCGCGCCTGAACTCTCTAAGGGTGGATTTACAGAATGAATGA
- a CDS encoding phage tail protein — MSQLKQLTDFLIANMPKRAMQGFDSQMDEIMFIPAQRDNGLGQYRLAIIRYNAVLTWERYPYREYDPKILMALFMSWLTQDERGLLEETGIDSELPEFDIETIDQETAIMVVTLPMAEELNMVPDPKGEIPFDGQRWRLDEPEVWTAEEMTIIPLTEGQK; from the coding sequence ATGAGCCAGCTTAAGCAACTGACTGACTTTCTCATTGCGAACATGCCAAAGCGGGCAATGCAGGGATTTGACAGCCAGATGGACGAAATCATGTTCATTCCGGCGCAGCGGGATAACGGGCTGGGGCAGTATCGCCTTGCCATTATCCGCTATAACGCCGTCCTGACGTGGGAGCGTTATCCTTACCGTGAGTACGATCCCAAAATCCTGATGGCGCTGTTTATGTCCTGGCTGACGCAGGATGAGCGGGGGCTGCTGGAGGAAACCGGCATTGACAGCGAGCTGCCGGAATTCGATATCGAAACCATCGACCAGGAGACGGCCATCATGGTGGTGACGCTCCCTATGGCGGAAGAACTCAACATGGTTCCCGATCCCAAAGGTGAGATCCCCTTCGATGGCCAGCGCTGGCGGCTTGATGAGCCAGAGGTCTGGACGGCGGAGGAAATGACCATTATCCCGCTTACTGAGGGGCAAAAATGA
- a CDS encoding holin, translating into MQDYEKGFIALAIMGAMIALGKMLNSGEPITVRLLAGRLIVGSALSLLAGVALYVVPDIHPLALVGIGSGLGILGLNGVEAWLRKKGIGGFLNEGAGK; encoded by the coding sequence ATGCAGGATTACGAAAAGGGATTTATTGCGCTGGCCATCATGGGCGCCATGATTGCGCTGGGAAAAATGCTGAACAGCGGTGAGCCTATCACCGTCCGTTTACTGGCCGGTCGCCTGATTGTTGGCAGTGCGCTGTCACTGCTGGCCGGCGTGGCGCTGTATGTGGTACCGGATATTCATCCGCTGGCGCTGGTCGGCATTGGTTCGGGGCTGGGGATTCTGGGTCTGAACGGTGTGGAAGCCTGGCTGCGTAAAAAAGGGATCGGCGGTTTTTTGAATGAAGGGGCAGGGAAATGA
- a CDS encoding DUF6890 family protein has protein sequence MDDISAAIWLDNRHWENMRVAVANGISTAFKGTE, from the coding sequence GTGGATGATATTTCCGCTGCCATATGGCTGGATAATCGCCACTGGGAGAATATGCGCGTTGCGGTGGCTAACGGAATTAGCACGGCATTTAAAGGCACGGAATGA
- a CDS encoding putative phage tail assembly chaperone: MEKINLTVCGQDITFEPNQTAYNKFINEMAMDNKVVPAHSYLTRIVAAESKEALADILKRPGAALQLAGKVNEIYAPELEIEVKN; the protein is encoded by the coding sequence ATGGAAAAGATTAATCTTACTGTTTGTGGTCAGGATATTACCTTTGAACCTAACCAGACGGCTTATAACAAATTCATTAATGAAATGGCGATGGATAATAAAGTCGTGCCGGCGCACAGTTATCTGACGCGTATTGTGGCTGCGGAAAGCAAAGAAGCACTGGCCGATATTTTAAAACGTCCCGGAGCTGCGCTTCAGCTCGCGGGCAAGGTTAACGAGATTTATGCGCCAGAACTGGAAATTGAAGTAAAAAACTAA
- a CDS encoding phage protein: MTRRISGMSFDFYMDGELVHAEKISLDITDNTAAAQTRGVPDGWVDGDVSAEGELELATKALIAIKARAQSAGSWRGIPELDFLFYAKAGNEETKVEAFGCKLLLNNLLDLDPKGGALSTRKIKFLVTSPKFINIDGIPYLEAEATENLIG; encoded by the coding sequence ATGACCAGACGTATTTCGGGCATGTCCTTCGACTTCTATATGGATGGCGAGCTGGTACATGCGGAGAAAATCTCTCTCGATATCACCGACAACACGGCAGCAGCGCAGACGCGCGGCGTGCCGGATGGCTGGGTGGATGGTGACGTGTCCGCCGAAGGTGAGCTGGAGCTGGCTACAAAGGCACTGATCGCCATCAAAGCCCGCGCGCAGTCTGCCGGGTCGTGGCGCGGCATTCCTGAGCTGGATTTTCTTTTCTATGCCAAAGCCGGCAACGAAGAAACCAAGGTGGAGGCGTTCGGCTGCAAGCTGCTGCTGAACAATCTTCTGGATCTCGACCCCAAAGGCGGGGCGCTTTCCACGCGAAAAATTAAGTTTCTCGTGACAAGCCCTAAATTTATCAACATTGACGGCATTCCGTATCTGGAAGCGGAAGCCACGGAAAACCTGATTGGATAA
- a CDS encoding phage major capsid protein, P2 family, producing the protein MQLNAKARQFLRQYHTGLRESYGANEDDRWFALTDPKETQLRNALMEQSDFLNLITVADVDQLQGQVVPVGSSGLYTGRVQDGRFRKKVGVSGNDYKLVETDSCAALTWQLLSVWANAGDEGEFFQRVQEFTNLSFALDMLRIGFNGKTIAETTDAEKNPNGEDVNKGWHQIVKEWKDGQQIITDAVVLDGDGKGDYVSLDAMASDLINAKIPAQYRNDPRLVVLVGADLVAAESFRLYQKADKPTEKIAAQLLSDSIAGRTAYVPPFMPGKRMIVTTLPNLHIYTQRGTRQRNAEFVEDRKQYENKYLRNEGYAVEYPELYAAFDESAVTIGAPVVPPAGE; encoded by the coding sequence ATGCAATTGAATGCAAAAGCCCGTCAGTTTCTGCGTCAGTACCACACCGGGCTGCGTGAATCCTACGGCGCTAATGAAGATGACCGCTGGTTTGCGCTGACCGACCCGAAAGAGACCCAGCTGCGCAATGCGCTGATGGAACAGTCTGACTTTCTGAATCTGATCACCGTTGCAGATGTTGACCAGTTACAGGGGCAGGTTGTGCCGGTTGGTAGTTCTGGCCTGTATACCGGTCGCGTGCAGGATGGGCGTTTTCGCAAAAAAGTGGGCGTGAGCGGTAACGACTACAAGCTGGTCGAAACCGATTCATGTGCGGCGCTGACCTGGCAACTGCTGTCTGTCTGGGCGAATGCCGGCGATGAAGGTGAGTTCTTCCAGCGCGTCCAGGAATTTACCAATCTGTCCTTTGCGCTGGATATGTTGCGTATTGGCTTTAACGGTAAAACCATTGCCGAAACCACAGACGCCGAGAAGAACCCGAACGGCGAAGATGTGAACAAGGGCTGGCACCAAATCGTTAAAGAGTGGAAGGATGGCCAGCAGATTATCACCGATGCGGTTGTGCTCGATGGCGACGGTAAAGGCGATTATGTCTCGCTCGATGCAATGGCATCCGACCTTATCAACGCCAAAATCCCGGCACAGTACCGTAATGACCCGCGTCTGGTGGTGCTGGTTGGCGCTGACCTGGTGGCGGCTGAATCTTTCCGCCTGTACCAGAAAGCGGATAAACCGACCGAGAAGATCGCCGCGCAGCTGCTGTCTGACAGTATCGCCGGTCGCACGGCTTACGTCCCGCCGTTTATGCCGGGTAAACGTATGATCGTCACCACACTGCCTAACCTGCATATCTACACCCAGCGCGGCACGCGCCAGCGTAACGCTGAGTTTGTAGAAGACCGTAAACAGTACGAAAACAAATACCTGCGTAATGAAGGTTATGCGGTTGAGTATCCGGAACTGTACGCCGCGTTTGATGAAAGTGCGGTAACTATCGGGGCACCGGTCGTGCCACCGGCAGGGGAATAA
- a CDS encoding head completion/stabilization protein, producing MFSGTSIDFDDAILTNDGFWPDLSVKDFQSQRTIPADIDAATIRQALLTAAGEINDDLVKVAAKYQGDGHTRAEAVPGVEIDGENLLCARYRKAVYARAKADLMGEFASIGRRESHPGQESDETRSSLIAESTLTVRRIKGLKRITVAMV from the coding sequence ATGTTCAGCGGAACCTCGATTGATTTTGATGATGCCATTTTGACGAATGATGGCTTCTGGCCAGACCTGAGCGTGAAGGATTTCCAGTCCCAGCGCACCATTCCGGCCGATATCGACGCGGCCACCATTCGCCAGGCGCTGCTGACCGCAGCCGGCGAAATCAATGACGATCTCGTTAAGGTCGCCGCTAAATATCAGGGTGATGGCCATACCCGCGCAGAGGCCGTGCCGGGAGTGGAGATCGACGGCGAAAATCTGCTGTGCGCCCGCTACCGCAAAGCGGTATATGCCCGCGCCAAAGCTGACCTTATGGGGGAGTTTGCATCCATTGGACGGCGTGAGAGCCATCCAGGGCAGGAGAGCGACGAAACGCGTTCAAGCCTGATTGCCGAATCCACGCTGACGGTACGGCGTATCAAGGGGCTGAAACGTATTACGGTGGCCATGGTATGA
- a CDS encoding DUF2586 domain-containing protein has translation MTWPIVTVNQVNQLLGETNEVERTLLFIGNGSTNVGKTLTVNAQSDFDTLLGDGDSPLKNDVLAALANAGQNWWGFVHVLAEDSEPDAWVAAVKAAQVSCSVEGVVLSDDVTAKATINQAATLRSELTAKYGRWVWFILAVQGMQDEEAQADYLTRLSTLQDGIAEKAVQLVPRLWGNEPGVLAGRLCNRAVTIADSPARVKTGALLSMGSDELPKDGTGAVLELATLQALEAQRYSVPMWYPDYDGYYWSDGRTLDVEGGDYQSIETLRIVDKAARRVRLLAIGKIADRALNSTPGSIAAHQTLFARPLREMSTAANINGVSFPGEVKPPQDGDITIVWKNKKAVDIYIVVRTYEVPLQITISLLLDASLETNS, from the coding sequence ATGACCTGGCCAATTGTAACCGTGAATCAGGTAAACCAGCTGTTGGGCGAAACCAATGAGGTGGAGCGCACGCTGCTGTTTATCGGTAACGGTTCAACAAATGTAGGGAAGACGCTGACCGTCAACGCGCAGAGCGATTTTGACACGCTGCTGGGTGACGGAGACAGCCCGTTAAAGAACGATGTGCTGGCCGCACTGGCTAACGCCGGCCAGAACTGGTGGGGATTTGTCCATGTGCTGGCAGAAGACAGCGAGCCGGATGCGTGGGTGGCAGCGGTTAAAGCCGCGCAGGTGTCCTGTTCGGTTGAAGGTGTGGTGCTGTCGGATGATGTTACCGCAAAAGCGACCATTAACCAGGCGGCAACGCTGCGATCGGAACTGACGGCGAAATATGGCCGCTGGGTCTGGTTCATTCTGGCGGTGCAGGGGATGCAGGATGAGGAGGCGCAGGCCGATTATCTGACCCGCCTGTCCACGCTTCAGGATGGCATTGCCGAGAAAGCTGTACAGCTGGTTCCCCGCCTCTGGGGTAACGAGCCGGGCGTGCTTGCCGGCCGACTGTGCAATCGTGCTGTCACCATTGCCGACAGCCCCGCGCGGGTGAAGACCGGGGCGCTGCTGAGCATGGGGAGCGATGAGCTGCCGAAAGACGGTACCGGTGCGGTGCTGGAGCTGGCCACGCTTCAGGCACTGGAGGCACAGCGCTACAGCGTGCCGATGTGGTATCCGGACTATGACGGTTATTACTGGTCTGACGGTCGCACGCTGGACGTCGAGGGCGGCGATTATCAGTCCATTGAAACGCTGCGTATTGTGGATAAAGCCGCGCGTCGCGTGCGTTTGCTGGCTATTGGCAAAATTGCCGACCGTGCGCTTAACAGCACGCCGGGCAGTATTGCCGCACACCAGACGCTGTTTGCCCGTCCGCTGCGCGAAATGTCCACGGCCGCAAACATTAACGGCGTGTCCTTCCCCGGCGAAGTGAAGCCGCCGCAGGATGGCGATATCACGATCGTCTGGAAGAACAAAAAGGCCGTCGATATTTACATTGTGGTGCGGACGTATGAGGTACCGCTGCAAATCACGATCAGCCTGTTGCTGGATGCCAGCCTGGAGACAAACTCATGA
- a CDS encoding DUF2590 family protein, with protein MSDVLYIDLLIEGRNFVLNTGSEPELCNNRKSIGQDVVHSIIESGLATQLIAERSPTLRADIFTQLELLVESDDRIVPGTVEIRDESAKRLWVTAGTYDFGSITYQVNL; from the coding sequence ATGAGTGATGTGCTTTATATCGACCTGCTTATTGAGGGGCGAAACTTTGTACTTAATACCGGCAGTGAGCCGGAACTGTGCAATAACCGCAAAAGTATCGGGCAGGATGTTGTGCACTCGATTATCGAAAGCGGGCTGGCCACGCAGTTAATTGCCGAGCGCAGCCCGACATTACGCGCAGATATTTTTACTCAGCTGGAACTGCTGGTTGAAAGTGACGATCGCATTGTGCCGGGTACGGTGGAAATCCGCGATGAGAGCGCGAAGCGGCTGTGGGTGACTGCCGGTACCTATGATTTTGGCAGCATTACTTATCAGGTGAACCTATGA
- a CDS encoding phage tail protein: MNDFLKKLASMVLPSWMNQGEPQKLLKAAQTFWAEVYSWITWPLRQFDPLTCNETILGLIAWDRDISRFNGEPLNLFRRRVAYAFVNAADAGSVAGFIKIFDRLGIGYVELLERQPDIDWDVILVRVTDSQISANTQLMIQIIRQYGRTCRRYQFEVITSETLSIRAGWDQGEYVVYPARIAGTETSSATFSARLQGE; this comes from the coding sequence ATGAATGATTTTCTTAAAAAGCTGGCCAGCATGGTTCTGCCGTCATGGATGAACCAGGGGGAGCCGCAAAAGCTCCTTAAAGCGGCGCAGACCTTTTGGGCGGAGGTATACAGCTGGATAACGTGGCCGCTGCGTCAGTTTGACCCGCTGACCTGCAACGAAACGATACTGGGTCTCATTGCATGGGACAGGGATATCAGCCGTTTTAACGGCGAACCGCTGAACCTCTTTCGCCGGCGCGTCGCTTACGCCTTTGTGAATGCGGCAGATGCCGGTTCCGTTGCCGGCTTTATTAAAATCTTTGACCGGCTGGGAATTGGCTATGTGGAGCTGCTGGAGCGTCAGCCGGATATTGACTGGGACGTGATACTGGTTCGCGTCACTGACAGCCAGATATCCGCCAACACGCAGCTGATGATTCAGATTATTCGCCAGTACGGCCGCACGTGCCGGCGCTACCAGTTTGAGGTGATTACCTCTGAAACCTTATCCATCCGGGCAGGGTGGGATCAGGGTGAATATGTTGTTTATCCGGCGAGGATTGCCGGCACGGAAACCAGCAGCGCGACATTCAGCGCACGCTTACAGGGAGAGTAG
- the gpM gene encoding phage terminase small subunit: protein MQLSPAQRHSARIEAERLLRRQQALDTETSLHVQLVALEKDVAAAASIESRAERMAFKRDVLLPRWMPTAQEWLDGDGANQNPVFAWCVVWLFDTGQFDQALDWADVAVALGQETPAAFGSTFPVFVADTVLSWAEAEAVEGHDVEPYFGRTLENVMQHWNVYEVIKAKYLKFAGLHLLRDENGEPRAAATEDRDVLLRAKELLEQAKGFDPKCGVGTMLQRIAARLRVLDK, encoded by the coding sequence ATGCAACTGTCACCAGCACAGCGCCACAGCGCACGAATTGAAGCAGAGCGGTTACTTCGACGGCAGCAGGCGCTGGACACGGAAACCAGCCTGCATGTTCAGCTCGTGGCGCTCGAAAAAGATGTTGCCGCAGCCGCGTCCATCGAGAGCCGCGCCGAACGTATGGCGTTCAAGCGGGATGTACTGCTGCCGCGCTGGATGCCAACGGCGCAGGAGTGGCTTGACGGTGACGGTGCGAATCAGAATCCCGTTTTTGCCTGGTGTGTCGTCTGGCTGTTTGATACCGGCCAGTTTGACCAGGCGCTGGACTGGGCGGACGTGGCCGTAGCACTGGGGCAGGAAACCCCTGCCGCGTTCGGCAGTACGTTCCCGGTGTTTGTGGCGGATACGGTGTTGTCCTGGGCGGAAGCGGAAGCCGTTGAGGGACATGATGTAGAACCGTATTTCGGCCGCACGCTGGAGAACGTGATGCAGCACTGGAATGTGTATGAGGTCATCAAGGCCAAATACCTGAAGTTTGCCGGTCTGCACCTGCTGCGCGATGAAAACGGAGAGCCACGCGCAGCGGCAACGGAAGACAGGGACGTATTGCTCAGGGCGAAGGAACTGCTGGAGCAGGCGAAGGGATTCGACCCTAAATGTGGTGTTGGCACGATGTTGCAGCGTATCGCTGCACGTCTGCGGGTACTTGATAAGTAA